From Dechloromonas sp. A34:
TGGTCGACGCCTACGACGTGCGGGCCGCGGCCAAGGAGCAGATCGAATCGCTCGGTGCCAAGTTCGTCGACACCGGCGTTTCGGCCGATGGCGCCGGCGGCTACGCCCGCGACCTGACCGCCGACGAGAAAGCCCAGCAGACCGAGAAACTGGCCAAGGCCGTGGCCCTGGCCGATGTGGTGATCACCACGGCGGCGATCCCCGGCAAGAAGGCCCCGGTGATCATCACCACCGACATGATCGGGCGCATGAAGTACGGCGCCATCATCGTCGACATGGCCGCCGAATCCGGCGGCAACTGCGCCTTGACCCAGCCCGGCGAACACGTCATCGCCAACGACGTCAATATCCACGGCCCCCTGAACCTGCCGTCGCGGATGCCGACCCACGCCTCCGAGCTCTACGCCAAGAACCTCTACAACTTCCTGTCGCCATGGATCAAGGAGGGCGAACTGGTCTTCGACTGGAGCGATGAAGTCGTCGCCGGCACGCTGTTGTGCAAGGACGGCGCGACGGTGCACGCCACCGTGAAACAGGTCATGGGAGAAGCGTAATGGACGGTTTGCTAGCTTTGTACATCTTCATGCTCGCCGCCTTCACCGGCTACGAGATCATCGCCAAGGTGCCGGTCATCCTGCACACCCCATTGATGTCCGGTTCCAACTTCATCCACGGCGTCGTCGTCGTTGGCGCCATGCTCATGCTCGGCTCGGCCGACACGGTGACCCAGCAAGCCATCGGCTTCTTCGCCGTCGCCTTGGGCGCGGCCAATGCCGCCGGCGGCTACGTCGTCACCGAGCGCATGCTCGCCATGTTCAAGAAGAAGGAGGGCACCCAATGACGCTCCCGATCTACGTCCAGGGTGCCTGGTTCGCCGGCGCCGCCCTCTTCATCTTCGGCCTGAAGGGCATGAGCTCGCCGGCCAGTGCCCGCAAAGGCATCGTCATCGCCGGCTACGGCATGCTGATCGCCATTGCTGCCACCTTCCTGATCCCCGGCCTGCAGAACCTTGCCCTGATGGCCCTCGCCCTGGCCATCGGCGGATCGGCCGCCTGGGTCTCAGGGAAGAAGGTCAAGATGACCGACATGCCGCAGATGGTCGCCATCTACAACGGCATGGGCGGCGGTGCTGCCGCTGCGATTGCCGCCATCGAGTTCGCCAAGGGCGATGCCCACAGTCTCGCCACCACGGTCCTCGCCGTGATCGGCGCACTGATCGGCGCGGTCTCCTTCACCGGCTCCTGCGTCGCCTGGGCCAAGCTGCAGGGCGTACTCAGGAAAGCCCATCGCCTGCCGGCGCAGAATGCGGTCAATGTCATCCTCACCCTGATCGCCATCGGCCTTGGCGGTGCCATGGTATTCCTCGCTCCGGCCCAACCCGAACTGATCTTCGCCTTCTTCGCCGTCGCCCTGGTGCTGGGTTTGATCGTCACCCTGCCCATCGGTGGCGCCGACATGCCGGTGGTGATCTCGCTGTTCAATGCCTTCACCGGGTTGGCCGTCGGTTTCGAAGGCTACGTCCTCGGCAACCCGGCGCTGATCATTGCCGGCATCGTCGTCGGCGCGGCCGGTACGCTCTTGACCCAGTTGATGGCCAAGGCCATGAACCGGCCGATTTCCAACATCCTGTTCACCCCGATGGTTGCCGCCGGCGGCGGCGAGGCCATCGACGGCACGATGAAGGAACTCTCCGGCCTCGATGCGGCAGCGATGATGCGTTACGCCAGCAAGGTCATCATCGTCCCGGGTTACGGCATGGCAGTGGCCCACGCCCAGCACAAGGTCTGGGAGATGACGTCCATTCTCGAAGAAGCCGGGGTCGAGGTGAAATTCGCCATACATCCGGTGGCCGGGCGCATGCCGGGGCACATGAATGTGCTCTTGGCGGAAGCCGGCGTTCCTTACGACAAGATCTTCGATCTCGAGGAAATCAACGGCGAGTTCGGCCAGGCCGATGTCGCGCTGGTCATCGGAGCCAACGACGTGGTCAATCCGTCAGCGCGCACCGACAAGGCGAGCCCGATCTACGGCATGCCGATCCTCGATGCCGACAAGGCGCAGAACGTGATCGTCATTAAGCGCGGCAAGGGTACCGGTTATTCCGGGGTGGAGAACGCGCTGTTCTACACTGACAATTGCCGGATGCTTTATGGCGACGCCCAGCCCATGGCCGGGGAGATCATCCAGCATTTGAAGGCGATGGGCTAGAACCCGGTCATTCCGCGATATACCCCAGGACGAGCGGCAGAAAAGCCGCTCAGGCCTTGCCGGTGCTGCCGAAACCGCCTTCGCCGCGCGAACTGGCATCGAAGTCGTCGACGATATTGAAGCCCACCTGGAGTACCGGCACCACCACCAGTTGGGCGATGCGATCCAGCGGATTCAGGGTGAAGCTCTCGTGACCGCGGTTCCAGGCCGAAACCATGAGTTCGCCCTGATAGTCGGAATCGATCAGGCCAACCAGATTGCCGAGCACGATGCCATGCTTGTGACCCAGCCCCGAGCGCGGCAGGATGATCGCCGCCAGGCCCGGATCGGCCAGGTGAATCGCCATCCCCGTCGGAACCAGGATCGTCTGCCCGGGCGCAAGATGCAGCGGCGCCGCGATGCAGGCCCGCAGATCGAGACCGGCCGAACCCGGCGTGGCGTAATGCGGCGGGCTGTCGCGCAGGCGGTTGTCGAGAATCTTGACGTCGATACGATGCATCGGGAACCTCCGGTCGGTACGAATGAAAAAGGCTTGCGCCGAAGCGCAAGCCTTTGAAATTATTGGTGCCGGAGATAGGAGTCGAACCTACGACCTTCGCATTACGAATGCGCTGCTCTACCAACTGAGCTACACCGGCACACGTCTGATCACAAGATGAGTTGCCCGAAAAACCCGGACATCCTGCCCCCTGCGTCAGCACAGCGTAGAATTATAGCTTTTTCGCCTTCGATCAGGCAACGCCAAACCAACAAATGAATCTGCTCCGCGCGCTGGCCACCGTCAGCGGGATGACCCTGCTCTCCCGCATCCTCGGTTTTGTCCGGGACTTTGTCATTGCCCGCGCCTTCGGCGCCGGCCTGGCCACCGACGCTTTTTTCGTCGCCTTCAAACTGCCCAACCTGCTGCGCCGGATGTTTGCCGAAGGCGCCTTTTCCCAGGCTTTCGTACCGATCCTCGGCGAATACAAGAACCGGCGCGGCGAGGAAGACACCCGGACGCTGGTCGACCATGTCGCCTGCCTGCTCTCGCTGGCACTGTTCGCCGTCACCGCCATCGGCATCGCCGCCGCCCCGCTGCTGGTCTGGATTTCCGCCCCCGGCTTCGCGGCCGATGCCGGCAAGTTCGAACTGACGGTGACGCTGACCCGCATCACCTTCCCCTATATTCTGTTCATGTCGCTGGTCGCGCTCTCCGGCGGCATTCTCAATACCTGGAGCCGTTTTGCGCTGCCCGCCTTCACGCCGGTGCTGCTCAATCTCGCCTTCATCGGCATGGCGCTGTTCGCCGCCCCCTATTTCGACCCGCCGGCCCTGGTTCTCGGCTGGGCGGTCTTTCTCGGCGGCCTGCTGCAACTGGCCATCCAGATTCCCGCCCTGAAAAAAATCTCCATGCTGCCCCGCCTCTCGCTGAACTGGCGAGCCGCCTGGGCCGACCCCGGCGTGCGCCGGGTGGTCACGCTGATGGGGCCGGCGCTGATCGGCGTCTCGGTGTCGCAGATCAGCCTGGTCATCAACACGATTTTCGCTTCCTTCCTGAAGACCGGCAGCGTCTCCTGGCTTTATTACGCCGACCGCCTGATGGAATTCCCCTCCGGCCTGCTCGGTGCCGCGCTGGGTACCATTCTGCTTCCCTCGCTGTCGCGCTGCCACGCCAGCCAGAATTTTGCCGAATACTCAAAGCTGCTCGACTGGGGCCTGCGCCTGACCCTGCTGCTCGCCGCCCCGGCCGCCCTCGCCCTCGGCACCCTGGCCGTGCCCTTGATCGCGACTCTGTTCTTTCATGGCGCCTTTTCGGCCGACGACGTTTTCCGCACCCGCGAGGCGCTAGTCGCCTACACCGTCGGACTGACCGGCCTGATTCTGGTCAAGGTGCTAGCTCCCGGCTTCTATGCCCGGCAAAACGTCCGGACGCCGGTCCGCATCGCCTTGATCTCGCTGGCTGCGACGCAGGCG
This genomic window contains:
- a CDS encoding NAD(P) transhydrogenase subunit alpha is translated as MDGLLALYIFMLAAFTGYEIIAKVPVILHTPLMSGSNFIHGVVVVGAMLMLGSADTVTQQAIGFFAVALGAANAAGGYVVTERMLAMFKKKEGTQ
- the murJ gene encoding murein biosynthesis integral membrane protein MurJ, encoding MNLLRALATVSGMTLLSRILGFVRDFVIARAFGAGLATDAFFVAFKLPNLLRRMFAEGAFSQAFVPILGEYKNRRGEEDTRTLVDHVACLLSLALFAVTAIGIAAAPLLVWISAPGFAADAGKFELTVTLTRITFPYILFMSLVALSGGILNTWSRFALPAFTPVLLNLAFIGMALFAAPYFDPPALVLGWAVFLGGLLQLAIQIPALKKISMLPRLSLNWRAAWADPGVRRVVTLMGPALIGVSVSQISLVINTIFASFLKTGSVSWLYYADRLMEFPSGLLGAALGTILLPSLSRCHASQNFAEYSKLLDWGLRLTLLLAAPAALALGTLAVPLIATLFFHGAFSADDVFRTREALVAYTVGLTGLILVKVLAPGFYARQNVRTPVRIALISLAATQAMNVAFVFWLDLGHAGLALSIGLAACLNAGMLYRGLRRDSIFTPQPGWGVFVLKLLAAMLIMGATLWFAMGPEAGWLQSGTLGRTIHLSWLVPLGATAYFATLWILGFRLRDFKRRAAE
- the dut gene encoding dUTP diphosphatase, coding for MHRIDVKILDNRLRDSPPHYATPGSAGLDLRACIAAPLHLAPGQTILVPTGMAIHLADPGLAAIILPRSGLGHKHGIVLGNLVGLIDSDYQGELMVSAWNRGHESFTLNPLDRIAQLVVVPVLQVGFNIVDDFDASSRGEGGFGSTGKA
- a CDS encoding NAD(P)(+) transhydrogenase (Re/Si-specific) subunit beta, whose product is MTLPIYVQGAWFAGAALFIFGLKGMSSPASARKGIVIAGYGMLIAIAATFLIPGLQNLALMALALAIGGSAAWVSGKKVKMTDMPQMVAIYNGMGGGAAAAIAAIEFAKGDAHSLATTVLAVIGALIGAVSFTGSCVAWAKLQGVLRKAHRLPAQNAVNVILTLIAIGLGGAMVFLAPAQPELIFAFFAVALVLGLIVTLPIGGADMPVVISLFNAFTGLAVGFEGYVLGNPALIIAGIVVGAAGTLLTQLMAKAMNRPISNILFTPMVAAGGGEAIDGTMKELSGLDAAAMMRYASKVIIVPGYGMAVAHAQHKVWEMTSILEEAGVEVKFAIHPVAGRMPGHMNVLLAEAGVPYDKIFDLEEINGEFGQADVALVIGANDVVNPSARTDKASPIYGMPILDADKAQNVIVIKRGKGTGYSGVENALFYTDNCRMLYGDAQPMAGEIIQHLKAMG